Below is a window of Humulus lupulus chromosome 2, drHumLupu1.1, whole genome shotgun sequence DNA.
TGGATCTGGGAAAGGATGCCAAGAAGGTGGATAAGGAAAATAATGTATGTCCTCCTCCTTGTTAGACCACCGGTAAACCAACTCATCTTTATTGTCTGCTTTTTCTCGATGATAATCATGAAGCTCCCCCAAATAATTATGGGTATGTTGGTTTTGCTGGATGATGTAATCCAATCTTGTCGATTGCGGATCTGGTGGAGCCTCAATTGCCAGAAATTTAGGATAAGCTCCTCTCCTCTCCTCTCCTCCTCGTCTACCCTTGATTCTTCTGGTTGTGCATTGGCATGGACGGGTTCATGGGCAGCATCTCCTTCATCTTCAAATCTCACCTGGCAGGGTTGTGGTACAGGTGGCTCCGAAGATGGGGCATTGAGTTTAAACACAGAAGCTCGAGAAATGGGCACCATTGCTTTCCAATAAATATCACTAGAATATTTAGGCACCTCCCACACCTCACATAAATCGGTAATCATGGAACCATGCCCCAAACCAACAATGGTGGCCATTCAGCATAAATCGCGGATATTAGTTCGTATAACCTGTCCATTATCTATGGAGAGTCCCTTCATTATAGCATAGACAAGAAGACACGATCAGTTCCCACTTCAGATAAGTGAGTGTTAGGCATAAGCCTCACACTCACAAAGAGAGTCCAAGCCTTCGCCACCTTATTCATTTGAAACCGTCTGAAATACTTCGATTGTCCATCTTGCTACAAAACTAGCACCGGGAATGCCTAATGTTTCAGCCACTTTAGCCCAATCAATCTCACTATGATAAGCCAGCTGATAATATTCATCCTCCTCTTGTGACAACATCGGTATTGATATAAtgcatcaatattatcaatatatcACACCACCAATACCCCTCTCACAAAGAACTTCCTATTTACGGCTTCTGgaaaattagcataaaattcataAACCATGGAACAATTGGCCTTGGTCATTCGATGGTCCACAAGACTTTGCCAATTGCGACTTTTAATTTTAGCTCGAATGATCTCATATGTTTCCTGAGGATATTGTTGGTCTTCATATTCCATCCCCATTTCTTGAATTACTTAACATTGAGACAACCTTTGATAATGGTCAAAGGCATCTTTACTAATAAATTGAGTAGGGTGGTGGTGGCGGGGCTGGCCGTGGTTGTGGCGGTTGGGTGTGGAAAGTGGAAGGGCGATTGGTATTTTTAGAAGAAACAGACCTAGCAGGTTATTTTCTTGGTCCCATAATAACACAATGCACCAAATactacaacaaaatttttgcAATAGTTCCGTTAATTTATCTTACTTCACTCAACTGATTAATACCCCAATACTACCAACTCAAAGAACACTATATATACTAACAATGTATCCCAAAATTCCAATGCAATCCTTGGTCTATCTAGCACAAAATTACTTCAACCCAAAACTTGAAGAACATTAAAAAGGAGAGACTTACATGCCCACTCTTCAAATGCTCCTCCTATCTTCAATGCAACAAATAGAACTATTTAGGGTTTGGattagaagaaagaaagaaaggaatatGTATTTAGGAAGTTGTGGGTTAGGCTTTATGGTTGTTTTAAGAAGAAGGAAGATGGAAAAATGAGAgagattttgaaaaaatattgGGTTGGAAGGAAGAAAAATTTGAAATGAGGGTTATGGGTCgagaaaaaatgagtttatacACATTTTTCCCTTTCTGACGGAGGAGCGCCACAACCCAACACtatcaagtcgcggcctgcctcctTTTTTCTCCAAATTCTAATTTGCATACGCCGCGACCCAGCCATATCAAGTCGCGACTCACCTACCACAATATAACCCAATGCTCTCAAACTTCTTCTAAGGCCGCGACTTATAAGAACAAGTCGTGACCCACCTGCTCCATCAATttataagctctccaacttagttTAAAACATTAACTTACAAGCTCAAGTCACGACTTGGCCTCTAGACTAATTTGAGAACTACCTTTTCACAAATTGCACGGTTTTTACATACATTTTActcaaaaactaaataaaaataaataaataaatgaatatttacaaatccaaaacaaaattaaataaaatatttcaaCTAATTATGAATTAgaacaaaaacacaaaaaaataaattataggaaTGCCTCATACAGCGCTGTCGTTAAAGTCATTTAGTCGGACGCTAAATAAGCAATTCAAAGGGGATCCAAAAGCAACACAGACTTCCATTGTTCCACCGGTCCTTCCAAATAGtacttcaatctctgaccatccACCTTAAAGTGTCTCGTCTTCTCACTATGAATCTGCACCGCTCCATAAGGCAATGAGACAACAACTGTGAATGGTCCTGACCATCTCGACTTTAATTTTCCCAAAAAAAGCTTCAATTGAGAATTAAATAATAACACCTTGTCTCCCGGTTGGAAATCCTTCCTAATTATCCTTTTATAATGAAATTCCAtagacttttctttataaatctttacATTCTCATAGACTTCATTTCGAAATTCAATAAGCTCATTCAATTCCAGAAGCCCATTCTGTCCTGCCATAAATGGATCAACATTCAGCTTTTTTACTGCCCAATAAGCTCGGTGCTCAAGTTCCACCAGTAAATGACAAGCCTTTCAAAACACCAgtcgatatggtgacataccaatcagaGTCTGGAAAGCTGTGCGATATGCCTACAATGAATCATCAAGATTTTTCAACCAATCCTTCCTTGAAGTATTTACAGTCTTCTCTAAAATACTCTTAATCTCCCGGTttgacacttcaacttgaccattGGCAAGTGGATGATAGAACAAGGCTTTTCGATGATGAACTCCATAATGAGCGCATAGAGTAGTGAATGATTTGTTGTAGAAATGAATTCCTATatcactaataattgctcttCGAGTACCGAACCGggtaaaattatttttatgaaggaatttTAGTATCTCCTTACCACCACAAGTAGGAGTTGTtgcagcttccacccatttagaaatATAATCTACTGCCAGCAAAATGTACTTGTTATTATAAGATGACGAGAAAGGTGCCATAAAATCTATTCCCACAAatcaaacaactcaacttccaaaatTCCAGTCATCGACATTTGACCTCTTCTTGATATGTTACTAGCCCTTTGGAAATGATCACAACTCTTAACAAAGGcactagcatctttaaataacataggccaataaaacccacattgcaaaaCTTTTGTTGCTGTCTTTGTTCCtccaaagtgaccaccacaatgtaAAGTATGGAAATGAGTAAGAATATACATCATCTCCTCTCCTGGGACACATCTTTTAATTACTTGATCATCACAATGACGAAAGAGAGTGgtctcatcccaataataatgcttgacTTCCGAATAGAACCTTTTGAGTTGTTGCCTTGACATGTCCAAaggcacaactttagctaccaaataattgACATAATCAGCAAACCAAGGTAGCTTTTCTTCACTTTCAATGGAAAATAACTGTTCATCCAGA
It encodes the following:
- the LOC133814779 gene encoding uncharacterized protein LOC133814779, which gives rise to MAPFSSSYNNKYILLAVDYISKWVEAATTPTCGGKEILKFLHKNNFTRFGTRRAIISDIGIHFYNKSFTTLCAHYGVHHRKALFYHPLANGQVEVSNREIKSILEKTACHLLVELEHRAYWAVKKLNVDPFMAGQNGLLELNELIEFRNEVYENVKIYKEKSMEFHYKRIIRKDFQPGDKVLLFNSQLKLFLGKLKSRWSGPFTVVVSLPYGAVQIHSEKTRHFKVDGQRLKYYLEGPVEQWKSVLLLDPL